From the genome of Podospora bellae-mahoneyi strain CBS 112042 chromosome 2, whole genome shotgun sequence:
CGGTCCGCTAGTGTGAACTGTGGAGATTCGAGGTGATGCCAAGGGTTGCTTACCTAAGGTAAGCATATACCTGACCTGAGAACAAGCAACGGAGCACAGACAatatcatcaacaacccGATTTCCGAGCAGAGGGAACCATCATCAAGACCAAGTCCGTGCCCTCTCCGTCTGCTGGGCTCCCATCTGCCGATCGTTCGTCGCCGCGGATGCTCCAAGACACAGCATCGGATCACGGATGCGGAGGATTTTCGACCTCCTTTCTCTGCCGCATCTCGCAACGGTGTGAGAAGCTTGTCAAAGCCCGCAACCGCTCTCGCGAGGCCTGTCAGCAGACACATCAATCGGCCCTAATGCGCAGTCGACAACTTGACCGCTGACTGGCCGTTTTTGGAACATTCGACACAGGTTGTGCAAGCAGTTGCTGATCGCCATCTTCGACAACaagtccccctcccccgaggGCAGGAAACCAGACCCACGCATATGGAACTCCCATCTGG
Proteins encoded in this window:
- a CDS encoding hypothetical protein (antiSMASH:Cluster_1) — its product is MEGGSPLKVSLVGQTSQSGDFSMFQMGVPYAWVWFPALGGGGLVVEDGDQQLLAQPVSNVPKTASQRSSCRLRIRAD